DNA from Desulfuromonas sp. AOP6:
ATACGTTTGACAGCGAAAACCGCACCATTCTTTATCAAAAATTCAAAGGTGAAAAAAAAGTGAGCGAAGAGCTTATTCCCTGGTCCCATGAGGAGTGGCCCGATGATTTTCTGACGGCTTTCTATAACTTCCGTTTGGGCAACAGTGGTCCTCTGGTCCCCGGGGCAAGCTATCGCATTCCCACATTCAAGCGGGAAGGCCCTGCGGACATTCAGATTGAAATTCTCCCTGAAAAGGCAAGGCCCTCGAAGTCCTTTTTCCCAGCGGGTGGGCATCTTGTCAAAGTCATACTTGATCCGGATGTTTTTGAAACGGCTGGCGGCGATGTCTTTATGTGGATGGATGCCAGCGGCAGGCCAGTTAAGGGACTCGTCGAAAAAGTCATTGGCCTTGGAGATGTCAAAGGAACTATGCGTCCGTTAAATTAAGGATGTTTTGATAGGAAGGTACTCATCGGATGAGTAAACAAACCATTTATGTCATAGGTCATAAAAACCCGGATACCGATTCCATTTGCAGCGCCATGGCGTATGCCCGCCTCAAACAGCTGCAGGGGGTGCCCCAGGTGCAGGCGGCAAGGGCTGGGGACCTGAACCGGCAGACGGAGTTTGTGCTGGATGAACTGGCCTTGCCCAGACCTCATCTCCTCATGGACGTCTATCCCCGAGTCAAGGATGTTGTTGGCGAACATGTAGTAACCATCCCAGACAAAGCGCCGCTGTCGCGGGCTCTGGAACTCTTTCACCTGCACAATATCCGCCTGCTTCCCGTGATCGACGACGACAGGCGACCACTGGGGTTGCTGTTTCTGAAAAAGGTGTCCGAGCGTTTTCTGATTCCGCGTCAGGAGAGCGAGATCCGTCGTGTCCTTGCCTCGGTGGACTCCATCCGCCAATGCCTCAAGGCCAGTATCCTCTGTCAGGCTGAAGAGGCCGGCGGCAAAGTGGAGGAACTCAACCTCTATGTCGGCGCCATGGCCTCCGCCACCTTCCAGGAACGTCTTAAAGGGTGCAGTCCCCGCGACATGGTCCTGGTGACCGGTGACCGTGAAAATATCCAGAGACAGGCGGTCGAAATGGGGGTGCGCATCCTCATCGTCACGGCCAGTCTACCCGTGTCGCCGGATGTGGTCGAGCTGGCCCAGGTCAAGGGGGTCACCATCCTCTCTACTCCCTTTGATACGGCGACAAGTGCCTGGTTGACCCGCCTGTCAACTCCCGTCAGTGAGTTGGTGACGGCGGATCACCAGAGCGTTGGTCTGCCAGATCGCCTGGAGGATTTGCGCCTGAAGCTGCTGCACTCCAAAGACCCGGGGGTGGTTGTTCTCGATGGCGAGGGGAGGGTGGCGGCAGTGGCGACCAAGAGCAATCTGTTGTCTCCCTCGCAGGTCAAGCTGATCCTGGTGGATCACAATGAACTGTCACAGGCCGTTGCCGGGGCAGACAAAGTTGAAATCATGGAAGTCATCGACCATCACCGCCTGGGAAATTTTCATACCGATTATCCGATCCGTTTCATCAATCAACCTTTGGGCAGTACCTGTTCCCTGGTGGCTACCCTTTATCAACAGGCAGGGAGAGAGCCGGAACGGGCCATCGCCGGTCTGATGCTGGCCGGTCTGCTTTCTGATACGGTCATACTCAAATCCCCTACGACCACCGAGACCGATCGGGAAATTGCCACCTGGCTTGGCAAGCTTGCCGGTCTCGATCCTTATGAGTTCGGCCGGCGCATTTTCAGTGCCGGCAGTGCGCTGGCGGCGCACCCTTCCGTCAGGCATCTGATCCTTGCCGATTTCAAGGAATACAAAGCGGGTGAACGTGTTTTTGGCCTTGGCCAGGTGGAGGTTGTCAGTTTCCACGAATTCCACACCTTGAAAGAACAGATCACCGAAGAACTGGCTGCGCTGAAAAAAGAACGCAAACTCGACACAGTCGGCTTGCTCGTTACCGATATCGTTCAGGAGACCAGTCTTCTGCTGGCCCAGGGAAGTAAGGAGCTGCCCTACGTGATCGGTTATCCTCAGGTGGAGGAAAACCTCTTTGAACTTAAGGGGGTTCTTTCACGCAAAAAGCAGCTCGTACCTCACCTCCTTAAAGTTCTTAAAGGCTGAACCTTTTCTTCCACCCTCTCTGTCTGTGGCCGGGCGCATCCCGGCCTTTTTTGTCCATCATGTCTTTTTGACAAAAATTGCCCTGTCCTTGCGGAAATTCGCGCAAAAATCCTGAAGTTTTCCTCCTGTCGATCTTGCCATAAGCACTGAACTCCCCGATGTTACAAGCCTGGCGCCCAAATGTGCGTCTGCAGATGAGCCCTTGGCATAGAGTGTGAAGATAGACCTCGCGAGTGTCTAAACTTTGTATGGCCATCGAAGTGTTGATGGACGGGGTCCTCTTTTAAAAGGATGTGCTATGCCGGTGTTGATGAGGTTTATCGTTCTTTTGGTGCTGTTGGGGCAGGCCTGGGGGGCCGCAGCCGAATCTTTGACTTGTGGTCATCTTTATGACGGTGTGACCGGCAAGCCCATTGAAAACGCGGTGGTCAGCAGCGGCCCACGTCTGGTGCGCACCGACGCCAACGGACATTTCGTCATGGCTTCTTCGACCAAAGAATTTCGGGCACGGGCTCCAGGTTATCGGGTTCGTTCGTTCACCACCGCCGAGGGGCATGACATAGTCATGGAGCCTTTTTCAGCCAAGGCTTTGTATCTCTCCCATTACGGCATTGCCGAACCCATACTGCGGAATCCTGCACTGAAAATGATCGAAAACACGGAACTCAATGCGCTGGTGATTGACCTCAAGGGCGATCGCGGACAAGTCGCCTTCAAGGTGGATCTGCCCATGGCATCTGAAATTGGCGCCCAGAAAATCCTCACGGTCAAGGACGGCAAGCGCCTGTTGGCGTCCCTGAAAGCAAAAGATGTCTATACCATTGCCCGTATCGTGGTATTCAAAGACGATTTGCTGGCCAAATCCCGCCCAGACCTGGCTATCCGCACCGAACGAGGAGACGTTTGGCGTGACGGTGAAGGCATGGCTTGGGTCGACCCTTTTTTCCGTGAGGTCTGGGAATATAATATCGCGTTAGCCGAACAGGCGGCCCAGATGGGTTTTGACGAAATACAGTTTGATTACGTCCGTTTTCCGGACCGTCGCGGTCTGCGGTTCGCCAAAGAGAACCAGGAAGAAAATCGGGTTGGCGCCATTTCAGGTTTCCTGGCCTCGGCTCGCCAGCGACTGGAAGCCTATGAGGTCTTTCTGTCCGCCGATATCTTCGGGTATGTCTGCTGGAGCGAGAAAGATGTGGAAATCGGTCAACGCCTCGAGGATCTGTCCGTCCATCTCGACTATATTTCTCCCATGCTATACCCCTCCGGTTTTGGTCATGGGGTAGGAATGTATCGTAATCCGGTTAAACATCCTTATGAAATCATTTCCCTGTCCCTTAACAGGGCGCAGCAAAGGACAGGCCTGCCCGGCGCCCGCTTTCGTCCGTGGCTCCAGGCGTTCAGGGATTACGCCTTTGATCGTCGATCTTTCGGAGAACACGAGATTCGCGCGCAAATTGAAGCCTCCGACGATTTCGGCAGCAGCGGCTGGATGCTCTGGAATGCCCGTAACGTGTACAGTCAGGCTGGATTGTTGAAAAAGTCTTATGAGGCTTACGCCGATCAGATCAGTGAAGCGGAACCTGACTATCCGAAGCTTTAGCACGCCGGGATTATCGGGCGCGTCGCGGTGGGGATGTCCTTTGTCTGGCCCAGGAGATAAAAAAACCCCGTGAAGGAGGGGAATCACGGGGTAAAACCCTGGGCGTTGGTTTAACGCCCGGGCAGCATAGGTTAATCATACCCGGATAAAACAAAAAATCAACGGAAAATTAAGATGTTGTAGCTCTGTCCGAGGGGGTTTGCGGGGGCCGCCACCTTGAAATGAATCTTTTTTTTTCAACCACAAAGGGGTATAGTCACGGGCGTACGTTCTGGTGTCTGTGTGGACACTGTCATAACCTGCCCAGGAGTAAAGCCCCATGCGGATTTTCACGCTGCCATCCTGTCTTGTCCTACTGACGTTTCTTGTCATCCTTGCCTGTCCCACCGGTCTTTTGGCCTCGGAAGAAAATACTCGGCAAAATATTTATCTGGAATTAGACTTTGATTTCACCAGTGGTGATTACGGTACGGATACGACCACCGATTCCTATGTCTATACGCTGCTTTTGGGCGCCTATCTTGGGTCTCGTTGGGATGTGCAGCTTTCCGCCCCTTATATCTATAAGAGCAATTCCTATCTGACCACTTCGGGAAATGTATACTATGGCTCCCGGATGACGGGTACGCCTCAGGTCGGTCAACTGGCCAACGGGGACGGGATGGGCGGTTCCGGAGGTGATGGCACTGGCGGGACGACGGATACAACCACCACCACAATGACAGACGTAAAAGAGTCGCAGAGCGGATTTGGCGATATGTCGTTAAGTCTGGGGTGTATCCTTCTTTTTGAAAATCAGACTTCACCTCAAGTCCGAGCCTATGTCGAGGGCCGGTTGCCAACGGGGGACGAAGACAAGGGGCTTGGTACCGGTGGCTACGGTGTCGAAGGAGGATTTGAGTTATTCAAATGGGTAGGGCCTTTTTCTCTGTTGGGAAGCGGGGCCTACACCTGGCAGGAAGATAGCTCGGATATCGGGCTGAAGGAATATTGGAGCTACGAAGTCGGCCTGGGGTACGCTTTGACGGATCGTCTGCGCCCAGGTCTCTCCCTCTGGGGTGCCACAGAGCCTGCGGAGGACGTCGGAAGTCTTCTCGAAGGGAAGGCCCAGCTGAGTTATCGCACAGGATCGAGCTCGGCCATCGGCGCCTACGTCATGAAGGGACTGGCTACGTCCAGCCCTGATATGGGCACCGGATTTTTCTTTTTCTGGAATTTTTAGGAGGATGACAGCCCGGCCAGCAATGACGGGAGTTCACGGATATGATTGAGGACTCGGTGGGCATTGCCGAAATCGCCGCCGGCCGTGAGGCGATTGGGGATAACACAACAGCGCAACCCTGCCCTGCTGGCCGCGAGCAGCCCCCGAGGTGAGTCTTCTACGACCAGGCACTCCTCCGCTTTGAGCTCCATGCGTTCAAGGGCTTTTAAATAAGCTTCCGGATGAGGTTTGGGGTGATGGTAGTCCTCCCGGACCAGGGCGAACTCAAAGAAGGGAAGCAATCCGGTCTGCCGGTGAATAATCTGAAAGTGATTCCGGCGGCACCCTGTTACCACAACCATGCGAAACCTGTTTTTAAGTTGCAGAAGCGTATCGTGTACGCCCTCCATGGCCGTCAGGCGACCTTCCAGAAGGGACGCGTAGAGAGCATCCCGCCTTCTCCTCAAGATCTCCAGTTCCATCTCGCCATTTTCGCTTTTCACCGCCAGGGCAAGAGCGCTTTGACCCTGCGTGAGTGAAATACGTATGAAGTCTTCCTCGGATAGGCCTACCTGTCGTTCTGCCAGAATCTGTGCCGTCGCCTGAAAGTACAGGTGCTCGGTGTCGACGAGAACACCGTCATTGTCCCATAGAATAGCTTTAAGCATGAAATTTTAAGCCTTGGCAGGGTTGATGAGCTAGAAAAAAAGAGCCGTCCCGGCAGTTGATGAGGGACGGCTCTTTGATTTTACCAAGTTTTAAGCTCAGCTTACTTCTTGTGGCAGTCGTTGCACTTGGTGGGGCCGGCACCTTTCTGGGTGTGGCAGTCTTTGCAGAGAGCATGACCGGTCTTCATGTCGAGTTCAAGCTTGCCGGGCTCACCCTCATGGCAGGCGGCGCAACCCAGAGAGTCACCATGGACTTTGTGGTTGAATGTAACATTACCTTTTTTGCTGTCGAGGGTGATGGTGTCGCTGGCAACAGCCAGGGAGCCAACAGCCAGGAAAGCAACGACCAGCAGAGTAGCTACCAAACGTTTCATGTTTCTCAGCCTCCTAAAAATTTGGACGGAAGATTCCGCCTTGGTTGTCGTTAATGTATACACCGGGTTTTTAAAAATGCATCCGACATCGAGTGGAATGTCGCCCGATGTCGATATTGATGAAAGTAAAAACAGGGACTTAAAAATCTTTATGTCGGGCACCTTTCGCCTGCTCGAAGGTCGTTTTTAAATGATATTTGCTCTTTTTGTCTTGCTCTGGTAAAGTTTTAATCCCTTTACGGCAGAGGTGAATATGAGCGAACAATTGCCCCCCATGGTCTGTTTGGACGGTAACCGGGTTCGAGCCATACGTGAAAACCAGAAGTTGACGCAGCTTTATGTTGCTAAAGTGGTCGGTGTCACCACGGATACCATATCGCGCTGGGAAAATAACCGCTATCCGTCCATCAAAAAAGAAAATGTTCTGCGACTGGCCGAAGCGCTGGAGGTTGCAGTCGAAGATCTGCTCAAAAATGAAGAGGAGGCAGGAAGTGAGGGAGGGG
Protein-coding regions in this window:
- a CDS encoding DUF3108 domain-containing protein codes for the protein MVISAPAQEIAADEAALSTVTPIAEILGENYYYDISFLWFDHLAEGRIMLEKGEQSDTYRAMLEARTLGVAAWLTGDRVQRYVSVMRVADDGSLSSLIYESHILKKKKGKIDNRVKRYTFDSENRTILYQKFKGEKKVSEELIPWSHEEWPDDFLTAFYNFRLGNSGPLVPGASYRIPTFKREGPADIQIEILPEKARPSKSFFPAGGHLVKVILDPDVFETAGGDVFMWMDASGRPVKGLVEKVIGLGDVKGTMRPLN
- a CDS encoding putative manganese-dependent inorganic diphosphatase — translated: MSKQTIYVIGHKNPDTDSICSAMAYARLKQLQGVPQVQAARAGDLNRQTEFVLDELALPRPHLLMDVYPRVKDVVGEHVVTIPDKAPLSRALELFHLHNIRLLPVIDDDRRPLGLLFLKKVSERFLIPRQESEIRRVLASVDSIRQCLKASILCQAEEAGGKVEELNLYVGAMASATFQERLKGCSPRDMVLVTGDRENIQRQAVEMGVRILIVTASLPVSPDVVELAQVKGVTILSTPFDTATSAWLTRLSTPVSELVTADHQSVGLPDRLEDLRLKLLHSKDPGVVVLDGEGRVAAVATKSNLLSPSQVKLILVDHNELSQAVAGADKVEIMEVIDHHRLGNFHTDYPIRFINQPLGSTCSLVATLYQQAGREPERAIAGLMLAGLLSDTVILKSPTTTETDREIATWLGKLAGLDPYEFGRRIFSAGSALAAHPSVRHLILADFKEYKAGERVFGLGQVEVVSFHEFHTLKEQITEELAALKKERKLDTVGLLVTDIVQETSLLLAQGSKELPYVIGYPQVEENLFELKGVLSRKKQLVPHLLKVLKG
- a CDS encoding putative glycoside hydrolase is translated as MPVLMRFIVLLVLLGQAWGAAAESLTCGHLYDGVTGKPIENAVVSSGPRLVRTDANGHFVMASSTKEFRARAPGYRVRSFTTAEGHDIVMEPFSAKALYLSHYGIAEPILRNPALKMIENTELNALVIDLKGDRGQVAFKVDLPMASEIGAQKILTVKDGKRLLASLKAKDVYTIARIVVFKDDLLAKSRPDLAIRTERGDVWRDGEGMAWVDPFFREVWEYNIALAEQAAQMGFDEIQFDYVRFPDRRGLRFAKENQEENRVGAISGFLASARQRLEAYEVFLSADIFGYVCWSEKDVEIGQRLEDLSVHLDYISPMLYPSGFGHGVGMYRNPVKHPYEIISLSLNRAQQRTGLPGARFRPWLQAFRDYAFDRRSFGEHEIRAQIEASDDFGSSGWMLWNARNVYSQAGLLKKSYEAYADQISEAEPDYPKL
- a CDS encoding transporter; amino-acid sequence: MRIFTLPSCLVLLTFLVILACPTGLLASEENTRQNIYLELDFDFTSGDYGTDTTTDSYVYTLLLGAYLGSRWDVQLSAPYIYKSNSYLTTSGNVYYGSRMTGTPQVGQLANGDGMGGSGGDGTGGTTDTTTTTMTDVKESQSGFGDMSLSLGCILLFENQTSPQVRAYVEGRLPTGDEDKGLGTGGYGVEGGFELFKWVGPFSLLGSGAYTWQEDSSDIGLKEYWSYEVGLGYALTDRLRPGLSLWGATEPAEDVGSLLEGKAQLSYRTGSSSAIGAYVMKGLATSSPDMGTGFFFFWNF
- a CDS encoding HAD family phosphatase encodes the protein MLKAILWDNDGVLVDTEHLYFQATAQILAERQVGLSEEDFIRISLTQGQSALALAVKSENGEMELEILRRRRDALYASLLEGRLTAMEGVHDTLLQLKNRFRMVVVTGCRRNHFQIIHRQTGLLPFFEFALVREDYHHPKPHPEAYLKALERMELKAEECLVVEDSPRGLLAASRAGLRCCVIPNRLTAGGDFGNAHRVLNHIRELPSLLAGLSSS
- a CDS encoding cytochrome c3 family protein; the encoded protein is MKRLVATLLVVAFLAVGSLAVASDTITLDSKKGNVTFNHKVHGDSLGCAACHEGEPGKLELDMKTGHALCKDCHTQKGAGPTKCNDCHKK